From Clostridium cylindrosporum DSM 605:
TGAAAGAAGTTTTGAGGATTTTGAAAGGATGTACAACAGTAAAACTGATGTTACAGGTATTCCATCTGGATTTAGAGACCTTGACTCTAAAACATCAGGATTCCAAAAAGGTGACTTCGTTCTTATAGCAGCAAGACCTTCAATGGGTAAAACTGCATTTGTACTTAACCTTGCACTTCATTCTGGACTTCGTGCAGGAAAAAGCGTTGCTATATTCTCTCTAGAAATGTCTAGGGAACAGCTTGTATACAGAATGCTTTGTGCAGAGGCCAACATAGATATGCAAAAGCTAAGAATAGGTGACCTTGATGATGAGTCATGGATAAGACTTGGTCGTGCATCAAGCCCTATGTCGAATTCAAGAATATTTATAGACGATACACCAGGTATAACTATATCAGAGCTAAGATCTAAGTGTAGAAGACTTAAGATAGAAAAAGGGCTAGATATTATTATAATTGACTATTTGCAGCTTATGTCAGGAAGTAGAAATAGTGAGAGTAGACAGCAGGAAGTATCAGAAATATCAAGATCCCTAAAGGCAATAGCCAAGGAAATGGGAGCTCCTGTTATAGCACTAAGTCAGCTTTCCCGTGCCCCGGAAATGAGAGCAGACCATAGACCAATTCTATCTGACCTTCGTGAATCAGGGTCAATAGAGCAGGACGCCGACGTTGTTATGTTCCTATATAGAGACGAATACTATAACAAGGAAACAGAGAAAAAGGGAGTTGCAGAAGTTATAATAGCTAAGCAAAGAAACGGTCCTACAGGAACTGTTGAACTTGCTTGGATTGGACAATACACAAGATTTAGAGATTTAGATAAATATCATAGTAGCTAGTGGTGTAACCACTAGCTTTTTTATGCCTTTAAAGAAATTAAAGTAATAAAATATTTGGTTATTGGAAATTATAAATTTGATAGGAAATTTTATAGTTTCTTTAATTTTAAGGAGGTGCTTGTTATGTCTAAGAAAAGCAAAAAAGAAAATGTAACAACTAGTTTAGGAAGTATAAATGCATTTGAATCTTTCAATGAAGTAGAAAATTCAAATGACTCATCAGGTAGAATGGTAGATGGTGAAACACTAAGCCTAAATGAAGATAAAGATAGCTTAAACTAATACGTAAAATCCCTATTATAGATTAATCTATAATAGGGATTTCTTAAGTTCAAAAGAAGTATAAGGTATATTATAATTGTCTTATATCTTTTATTATGGAGGTGGAAAAATGTTAAATAAATTAACTAATAGAGTTTACTATATGCCATATAGAGATGAGGGATGTAGGCCAAGCCTTGGTCTTGTAATAGGTGATAAATACAGCTTAGTTGTTGATGCTGGAAATTCAATAGAGCACACAAATGAGTTTTTAGAAGAGATAAAGAGTATTAATCATACTCCTATAAAGTATCTTGCAATAACACATTGGCACTGGGATCATGTTGCAGGAATATCAATAATAGATGTTGATACAATATGCCATAAAAGAACAAATGAAAAGATAGAAGAAGTTAAAAATATATTAAGTGGCGGAACACCTAAGTTAAAGGATGCTAAAATACTTGGTAGAGAGCTTTATAGTACATCTACTAAGTTAAAAGTTCAAATGAATAAAGGACTTGAAATAAGAGGTGGAAATATAGAGTTTACGGAAAAAGTAAAAGTAGATCTTGGGGGAATTAGTTGCATAATAGAAAACATTGAGGGAGATCATGCAGATGACTCAAGTCTAATATATGTAACAGATGAAAAGGTAATGTTCTTAGGGGACTCTACGTATAGAAATCTAAATACAGATGAGAGAAGCTACTCAAGGGAAAAGCTATATCCACTTATAGAAAAGATATTAAGCTATGATACAGAATACTACTTAACTGCACATAAACCATATTATACGAAGGAATCTATGAAGGAATACTTTGATATGCTAACCTTTATAGGTGATACTATAGGGGATAGCTTAGATTTAGAAAGGGCATTAAGTACATATAAGAAAAAGGTAAACAGAGAGATAGATTCTGAAGAGAGAATGTATGTTGAAAGCTTTGTAAATGGAAATAAAAAGTTAAAATAATAAAAAATAGAGCCATCTTACACATAAGAGAGCTCTATTTTTTATTTATATAGTCTTTTAAAATTGTTAATTAACTAATATTAATATTTTTGTTTTCTACAGGTAATAACAATCCTGACCTTGTTAAAATTGGCCTTACCACATTATACATAAAGGTTACTAATATTGCAGATACCACTGCATTAATAAAAGTAGTAACTGCACTTAGCTTTGCTAATACAGCTGCCATTTGTTGAGGTTGTCCAAGAATATATTGTTTATAGAAATATCCAACAATAGGATCAAAAACAACATTAAAAGCTAATCCGCAAACTGTAGCAATAATACTCCATTTTAATATGTATTTCTTATCACTGCTTTGGTGGATTTTAGCATAGTTATGTGCAATTAGTCCTGTTATTAATCCAATACATAATTTCAATATAAAGGTTTTTGGTGCCCCTATAATATACACAGGATCAAGCAAATCTGCTATTGTCATACCAACAGCACCAGCTAATCCTCCATACCATCCACCAAGAAGTAAAGCAGCTAATACACAAAAAGCATTTCCTATATGTAATGAAGTTGCATCCCCGCCTGGTACTGGAATTTTAATTTGAAGAAAAGTAAAGGATACAAAACATAGTGCTGCAAGTACTCCTGTTTGTATTAATTTCATAGTTCTTAAACGTTTGCTTTCCATTTAGTAGTCCCCCTGTAGTTTTGTAATAAATTTCAAGTTAATAAATATTATAACATTGTAGATACATTGTGACAATTGTATGTCAAAAACAATTTTGTAATTGTATGGGTACGGAGGTTTTTATATAGCTTTTATATTTTCTAAAAGTAGAACTAGCCAATGGTATAGAGTATAATATGTATAAAGGTAATATTTGTAAGCAGTATAAGATCTAAGGAGTGAAGGTTTTGAGAAAGCTAATTACTGTTTTAATTATGACGGTGTTATTTATACTTGCAGGCTGTTCAAATGAAGAGGTTATTCAGGAAAGTCTTATTTATAAAGGCGAAAATGAGTCTTGGAGAGCTGAATATAAGGTAGATTCAAAGATTACTACTACTACAAAGGATAATATAATAAATAAATATGAAGGTAAAAAAAGTGACTTACTAACAGTAACCTATAAGAAGGATTTATCTCAGTTAGCTTCAGTTAAGCATTTGAAGATTACCTACAATAGCAGCTGTAGTGGAGGAAGCCTTGAAGATGAGTTTGATAAAAATAATCCTATAGACAAAAAAACCTTTAAGATTCAGGGTGTAAGTGGTGGAGTAGAGGTAGAGAAAAAAGATGAAATAGTAAAAGTGAATATAAACGTTGATGGGAAAATACAGACAATTGAATTGAAAAGCATAAATTAACTTTAGATTAAAGATGATAAAAAGTTTTATTTTGGAGGTTAATTATGAATGGAGATAAAAGGTTTGAGGTGAAATCTTCACAGGGAATTATGGAAACATATAGAGTAATAGTTGATAAGAAAACAGGAGTAAATTATCTATATGTTAATAGTGGAACAGGTGGTGGACTTACAGTATTAGTAGATGCAGAGGGAAAACCAATTGTAACTAAATAAATAGTAGCTTTATAGCAGACGAGATGGTGTCTGCTATTATTTTTATAATAATGACAGGAGCAGGTCGAAAGACTTGCTTTTTTATTTGGATACCATTTTGGAATATAATGGTATAATACTCTTGAAATAAAAATTATATATAAGGGGGAATTGAAAGATATGAAAGGTAAAGTATTAAGCGGTATTATATTCAGTTTAAGTAGTATTTCCCTGATAATTTCACTTAAACTATTTTGGAATTTATGTATTTTCGTAGATGAGCATGGTACATCTCCAACAATAGTGTTTGGTGGTGACTTTTGGCTTAGTATGAATTGGTTAAGATTAGGGTTTCTTTTTATCATTTGTATTCTATCTTTCATAGGAACATTTTGCGTAGAAGATAAATAGGTTAAGTTACATTACATATTATATAACTGTTTTACGTTGAGAACTAAGGAGGGGAAAAAAGATGACTGTATTAAGAGAGAAAAAGACTTGGATAGCAATGAGTTTGTTAATAATCACTGTTTTGTTAATAATGACAATTTTACTTTTACTTCATATGAAAGATAAAAAAGATGAAAATTATAAAAAGGAAAAGTTCAATTCAGTATATTATACAAAACCAGTTCAGTTTAATAATAGTGATATTGATTTCGAATATTCACAATTTCAGGGGAAGACTCAGTCAAAAAAGTATAATAATCTAGAATCATTAGAAAATCAAATAGGTTTCAAGGTCTTACATTCTAATTATTTTTCCAATGATAATTTCGAAGTTGTATATATAAAAGATGTTGGGTTCTCTGAAATATATCAAGTACCTAAAGCATCGCTAAAATCTTATGGAAAAGATTTTGATAAAATAGGTATTAGTTCATTTTTAAATGATATTACAGAGCCATATGTTAAAATGACGATTATTAATAACAAGGATACTAAGGGAATACCTACAGAGTATATGGGGTATTATGAAATTCAAGATGTATTTTCTTTAAGTAATGGTAAAGAGGTTCAGTTAATAAAAGAGTATAATCGTACAGGAGATTATGAGAGATATATAATTGTTTTTAATCATAATAACGTTGTATATACTGTTGAATATATACCTGACCTTGATTCTGCTAGAAATATAGCAAATT
This genomic window contains:
- the dnaB gene encoding replicative DNA helicase, producing the protein MEQRLRVPPYNIDAEQLVIGSMIVDKNAITAATEILKGEEFYKDSHKILFDAITHLYDHDTPVDIVTITEQLKTMDKTLDDVGGVSYISEIVSGVETTAEERVKAHARIVEDKFTLRRLIESSNSIMEKCYDQNLEVDSILSDAEKHIFNISQKTNTGDFEHLSGIIERSFEDFERMYNSKTDVTGIPSGFRDLDSKTSGFQKGDFVLIAARPSMGKTAFVLNLALHSGLRAGKSVAIFSLEMSREQLVYRMLCAEANIDMQKLRIGDLDDESWIRLGRASSPMSNSRIFIDDTPGITISELRSKCRRLKIEKGLDIIIIDYLQLMSGSRNSESRQQEVSEISRSLKAIAKEMGAPVIALSQLSRAPEMRADHRPILSDLRESGSIEQDADVVMFLYRDEYYNKETEKKGVAEVIIAKQRNGPTGTVELAWIGQYTRFRDLDKYHSS
- a CDS encoding MBL fold metallo-hydrolase, which produces MLNKLTNRVYYMPYRDEGCRPSLGLVIGDKYSLVVDAGNSIEHTNEFLEEIKSINHTPIKYLAITHWHWDHVAGISIIDVDTICHKRTNEKIEEVKNILSGGTPKLKDAKILGRELYSTSTKLKVQMNKGLEIRGGNIEFTEKVKVDLGGISCIIENIEGDHADDSSLIYVTDEKVMFLGDSTYRNLNTDERSYSREKLYPLIEKILSYDTEYYLTAHKPYYTKESMKEYFDMLTFIGDTIGDSLDLERALSTYKKKVNREIDSEERMYVESFVNGNKKLK
- a CDS encoding ECF transporter S component; translated protein: MESKRLRTMKLIQTGVLAALCFVSFTFLQIKIPVPGGDATSLHIGNAFCVLAALLLGGWYGGLAGAVGMTIADLLDPVYIIGAPKTFILKLCIGLITGLIAHNYAKIHQSSDKKYILKWSIIATVCGLAFNVVFDPIVGYFYKQYILGQPQQMAAVLAKLSAVTTFINAVVSAILVTFMYNVVRPILTRSGLLLPVENKNINIS
- a CDS encoding DUF6440 family protein → MNGDKRFEVKSSQGIMETYRVIVDKKTGVNYLYVNSGTGGGLTVLVDAEGKPIVTK